The Hyalangium gracile genomic sequence TGCCGTTCGCCGACACGGTGAACCGGTTCGACAAGCGCTGGCTGGACTGGCGAGGAGATCCGAACCAGATCCCCACCAAGGACAAGAAGTACATCTGGGTGGACACCTTCGGCCGCTGGCGCATCGTCGATCCGCTGCGCTTCTTCCAGCGCCTGCGGGACGAGCGAAACGCGCAGTCCCGGCTCGATGACATCATCGACGGAGAGACGCGCAACGCCATCGCCTCGTATGCCCTCATCGAAGCGGTGCGCTCCACCAACCGCCCGTTCGAGGACGACGAGTACGTCACCGAGACCGAGCGCGGCGAGACGCTGGAGAAGATCTCCGCGGGGCGGGACAAGCTCACCCGGCAGATTCGCGACCGGGCCGCCGAGGTGGTCAAGGAGTTTGGCGTCGAGCTGGTGGATGTGCAGGTGCGCCGCATCAACTACGTGGATGAGGTCCAGGTGAAGGTGTTCGAGCGGATGATCTCCGAGCGACGCCGCATCGCCGAGCGCTCTCGCTCGGAGGGCATGGGACGCGCCGCCGAGGTCCGCGGCCAGCGGGAGCGCGAGCTCAAGGAGATCCGCTCGGAGTCCTACCGCAAGGCCCAGGAGATCACCGGCAAGGCCGACGCCGAGGCCACGAAGATCTACGCCGAGGCATTCGGGCGGGATCCCGAGTTCTACCAGTTCCTGCGCACACTCGAGGCCTACCCGCAGGCGGTGGACCACAACACCTCGCTCTTCCTGGGGGCGGACTCCGAGTTCTACAAGTACCTGAAGAGCTCGCGGAAGTAGGCCCGTCCCGCCCGGCCTCCGGGCGGTGACAATCCTGACATGAGGCTGTCACTGGCCATGCCTAGATCTCCCGCGTGTCACCTACCCACCTTGGAGAACCTGCCATGACCCAGACGACCGAGACCCTCACCAAGCAAGCGCCGACCCCGACCGTGAGCCCCGTGAAGACCTACACGGGTGGCTGTCACTGCGGCGCCGTGCGCTTCGAGGCCCAGCTGGACCTCAGCCAGCCCGTCAGCCGCTGCAACTGCACCATCTGCACCAAGCTGGGTGGCACGACCACCCTCGTGAAGCCGAGCGCCTTCCGGCTGCTGTCGGGCGAGGAGAGCCTCAGCCAGTACCGGCTCAAGGGGAGCCCGAACTACCGCGCCTTCTGCAAGCACTGCGGCGCCCAGTGCTACGGGGCGGGCAACGTCGCGGAGCTCGGCGGCGACTTCTGCTCGGTCAACGTCAACTGCCTGGACAACGTGGACCCCAACGAGCTGCCCTGCGTGTACTGGGACGGCCGCCATGACAACTGGGCCGCGGGGCCGCGCAACGCGCCCTGGCCCATCCGAGCCTGAACACGACACAGCCCCTCCTTCGCGCCAGGCGAGGGAGGGGCCGAGGTGGGGTGAGGCCTACCGGTCGATCAGACGTTGCCGGTGGTGCCCTTGAGGAGCGCCTGAGCGTCGAACACGGGCA encodes the following:
- the hflC gene encoding protease modulator HflC; the encoded protein is MSRLAIILGGLIVIAAVLGLSSTYTLSEHEQAVITRFGEPRGQPIIEPGLHFKMPFADTVNRFDKRWLDWRGDPNQIPTKDKKYIWVDTFGRWRIVDPLRFFQRLRDERNAQSRLDDIIDGETRNAIASYALIEAVRSTNRPFEDDEYVTETERGETLEKISAGRDKLTRQIRDRAAEVVKEFGVELVDVQVRRINYVDEVQVKVFERMISERRRIAERSRSEGMGRAAEVRGQRERELKEIRSESYRKAQEITGKADAEATKIYAEAFGRDPEFYQFLRTLEAYPQAVDHNTSLFLGADSEFYKYLKSSRK
- a CDS encoding GFA family protein; the protein is MTQTTETLTKQAPTPTVSPVKTYTGGCHCGAVRFEAQLDLSQPVSRCNCTICTKLGGTTTLVKPSAFRLLSGEESLSQYRLKGSPNYRAFCKHCGAQCYGAGNVAELGGDFCSVNVNCLDNVDPNELPCVYWDGRHDNWAAGPRNAPWPIRA